From Chryseobacterium camelliae:
CTGCTGTCTGTTTATGTATTGTCATTTTTTACAATAAAAAAACTCCAATTTTTCAATTGGAGTTCAATATGACTGAGTTTTTAATTCTTCTACTTAAGGAAGAAATTATACCCGATATTTATCGCACCTACATTCCAGCTGTATCGTACAGGTCCCAGATCACGCTTGTTGCTGATGGTCTGGTAGCCCAGATAAAGCTCTCCTGTTGACATCTGGTACCCGAATTTCGGCTGTGCATAGAAACCGCCGTCTACACCGTCCTTCACTGAAATACCATAACCCAGGTCTAATCCTACGAATATTGGGGCTCCGGAAAATTTATATTTCCCGGCAACGGCTACAGGAATAAATCCGAAATCATCGAAATTGTCTTTCCCGAAAAAGTGGGAATATCCTGTTGCTACCCCAAGATCAAGTCCTTTCACGATGTTCCACATGTAAGCACCGTCAATACCTAGTGTAAATGATGATGCATCACTGGCATCTGAAACAGGAATACCAATGTGTCCGCCAAGTTTAAAGCCTTCCTGTGCATGAGCTGTTCCTCCGAGCAGTGCAAAAGCTCCTAGTAATAATAACTTTTTCATGTTCTAATAATTTAATTTGATGCTCAAAAATAAGAATAATTTTTGACAATAGAAATCTGGGTCAATAAAAAAAGCGGAACCGACTGGTTCCGCCTTAGACGTTATAACAATTAACAGATCAGAAAGAATATCCAAGTCCTACGGAACCCGTAGGAAGGATGCCGTTTCCTTTCAGGCTTCCTTCATATTCAGCTTCTTCTGCACTGTTGTTCCATTTATAATTATAAGCTCTGTATGAAGCACCAACGTTAAGGTCCAATGTAAATCCTGAATCAAATATCCATTGATATCCCACCCTGAGTCCACCGCCAAATCCGGAAAAATTAATCTCCGTCTTTGAACCTCCGGATGCCTCTGTATCCCCAAAATTAAAGTTGAATCCATTTTCGTCGATTTCAACTTTCCCGCTTAAATAATCAGCAACTAATGCTCCATAAAAACCGGTCATGGCTTCATCGAAATAATATCTTCCCTGTAATCCTCCTCCATAGCTGTTGTATTTATATCCTCCAAGTTTAAATCCTCCGTAACCCGCTCCTACAACACCGGAGATACGGTCTCCGAACTTGTGTTCAAACGATACGAGGTCTGTTCCGCCAAGAAGCGCGGCAGGATTTGCCTTAATAGAATTTTCCTGTGCCATAGCAATTCCATAAATTACCAAAGCACCAACTAATAATAGTTTTTTCATGATAAAAGTTTAATATATTGTTTAATTCGATGGCAAATATATAAAAAAACTCAACATAGCATGAGAATATTATAAATTATTCGTTTTTTACTCTTTTTTCTTCATCATTATAAGCCAGAATAATTTTTCTTACCACAGGATGCCTTACTACATCCTCTTCAGTAAGGTGTACAAAGCCAATTTCTTTTACGTTTTTAAGGATTCTCATAGCCTCCTTCAGTCCGGATTGCTGCTTCGGCGGCAAATCTACCTGGCTTGGGTCGCCGGTGATGATAAACTTAGCATTCATCCCCATCCTTGTAAGGAACATTTTCATCTGCGAGTGGGTAGTGTTCTGTGCTTCATCAAGAATGACAAAAGCATCATCCAGCGTCCTTCCTCTCATAAAGGCCAGAGGTGCAACTTCAATGACTTTTTTCTCCATGAATCCTTCCAGCTTTTCATGAGGAATCATATCACGGAGGGCATCGTATAAAGGCTGTAGATAAGGGTCCAGCTTTTCTTTCAGATCGCCGGGCAGGAATCCAAGGCTCTCCCCCGCTTCCACAGCAGGCCTTGTAAGGATGATTCTCTTTACTTCCTTATCTCTGAGGGCCCTCGCAGCCAGTGCAACGCTGGTATAAGTTTTCCCTGTTCCCGCAGGTCCGATCGCGAAAACCATATCTTTTTTTTCCGTTTCCTTAACAAGCTTTTTCAGATTGGTGGTTTTGGCTTTAATAATCTTTCCGTTAACCCCCTTTACAATGATATCCTGGTCGAATACCAGCTGTTTCTCGTTTTCATCCTTAATATTAAGGATGTTTTCCACGTCTTTGAGCTCAATAGAATTGTTTTTGGATATGAATTTTACAATATCATCAAGTTTCTGCCTGAATATATCCAGAGCCTCCTGATTACCCATTGCAAAGATATAATGGTCTCTCCCGGTTATTTTCAGAGTGGGAAAAGTAGATTTAATTACATTGAAATATTGGTTATTAACTCCATAGAAGATTTTTGCGTCTATATCTTCCAAATCATACGTCAATTCAAACATGCAAATAGTTTTATATTAGATTTTAAATTTAAAGTTTTTTTCTAAATTAATATCAAATTCTTATCCACAATCTTAAGAGCTTTCTTTAATTTTAAATAAATTTGCATAACGACTTTCTATCAGATACAATGTCAATAATAACGCTTACATCAGATTTCGGAAATGTAGACTACAGAGTTTCGGCTATGAAAGGTAAAATCCTTTCCCTGCATCCGGAGGTCAGCATTGTTGACATCAGCCATGATATCCAGGCTTTTAATCTGATCCAGACCTCTTACATCGTCAGGAACGCGTATAAATACTTTCCGAAAGGAACCATCCATATCCTTTCTGTAGACAGCTTTTTCCATAAATCAAGAAAGAACA
This genomic window contains:
- a CDS encoding DUF3575 domain-containing protein, which codes for MKKLLLVGALVIYGIAMAQENSIKANPAALLGGTDLVSFEHKFGDRISGVVGAGYGGFKLGGYKYNSYGGGLQGRYYFDEAMTGFYGALVADYLSGKVEIDENGFNFNFGDTEASGGSKTEINFSGFGGGLRVGYQWIFDSGFTLDLNVGASYRAYNYKWNNSAEEAEYEGSLKGNGILPTGSVGLGYSF
- a CDS encoding PhoH family protein; the encoded protein is MFELTYDLEDIDAKIFYGVNNQYFNVIKSTFPTLKITGRDHYIFAMGNQEALDIFRQKLDDIVKFISKNNSIELKDVENILNIKDENEKQLVFDQDIIVKGVNGKIIKAKTTNLKKLVKETEKKDMVFAIGPAGTGKTYTSVALAARALRDKEVKRIILTRPAVEAGESLGFLPGDLKEKLDPYLQPLYDALRDMIPHEKLEGFMEKKVIEVAPLAFMRGRTLDDAFVILDEAQNTTHSQMKMFLTRMGMNAKFIITGDPSQVDLPPKQQSGLKEAMRILKNVKEIGFVHLTEEDVVRHPVVRKIILAYNDEEKRVKNE